Proteins from one Sarcophilus harrisii chromosome 2, mSarHar1.11, whole genome shotgun sequence genomic window:
- the GABRP gene encoding gamma-aminobutyric acid receptor subunit pi: MYCNFHHWIFVCLCILTSRICIQGNQSNIETNRNDKLSLPGFENLTAGYNKFLRPNFGGEPVQIALTLDIASISSISESNMDYTATIYLRQRWTDQRLVFEGNKSFTLDARLVEFLWVPDTYIVESKKSFLHEVTVGNRLIRLFSNGTVLYALRITTTVTCNMDLSKYPMDTQTCKLQLESWGYDGSDVEFTWLRGNDSVRGLENLRLAQYTVQRYFTLVTKSQQETGNYTRLVLQFELRRNVLYFILETYVPSTFLVILSWVSFWISLDSVPARTCIGVTTVLSMTTLMIGSRTSLPSTNCFIKAIDVYLGICFSFVFGALLEYAVAHYSSSQKMAAKDRGTSKEVEEVNITNIINSSISSFKRKISFATIEISGDNVNYSDLTMKTSDKFKFIFRDKMGRIVDYFTIQNPSNVDRYSKLLFPLVFMLVNVFYWAYYLYF, encoded by the exons ATGTATTGCAACTTCCACCATTGgatctttgtgtgtctctgtatcttgACTTCAAG AATATGCATCCAAGGGAATCAATCTAATATCGAAACCAACAGGAATGACAAACTCTCATTGCCTGGTTTTGAGAATCTCACAGCAGGATATAACAAGTTTCTTAGACCCAATTTTGGTG GGGAACCTGTTCAAATAGCACTGACACTCGACATTGCCAGTATTTCTAGCATTTCAGAAAGTAACATG GACTACACTGCAACCATCTACCTGAGGCAGCGATGGACTGATCAGCGGCTGGTGTTTGAAGGCAACAAGAGCTTTACTCTGGATGCTCGACTTGTTGAGTTTCTCTGGGTCCCTGACACATACATTGTGGAATCCAAAAAGTCTTTCCTACATGAAGTCACTGTGGGGAACCGATTGATTCGATTATTCTCCAATGGCACTGTCTTGTATGCTCTCAG aattacTACTACTGTTACATGTAACATGGACTTATCTAAATATCCCATGGACACACAGACGTGCAAGCTACAGCTGGAGAGCT GGGGTTATGATGGAAGTGATGTGGAGTTTACATGGCTGAGAGGTAACGACTCTGTTCGAGGCCTTGAAAATTTACGACTGGCTCAATATACTGTGCAACGGTATTTCACCTTAGTCACTAAATCCCAACAGGAAACAg GAAATTATACCCGACTGGTCTTGCAATTTGAACTTAGGAGAAATGTCCTGTACTTTATTTTGGAAACCTATGTTCCTTCTACTTTCCTAGTCATCTTATCCTGGGTTTCCTTTTGGATATCCCTTGATTCAGTACCTGCAAGAACCTGCATTG GTGTCACCACTGTACTGTCAATGACAACATTGATGATTGGTTCCCGTACATCTCTGCCTAGTACCAACTGCTTTATAAAGGCCATTGATGTATATCTTGGGATCTGCTTTAGCTTTGTTTTTGGGGCCCTGCTGGAATATGCAGTTGCCCATTATAGTTCCTCACAGAAGATGGCAGCCAAAGACAGG GGGACTTCTAAGGAAGTAGAAGAAGTCAATATTACTAACATCATCAACAGCTCCATCTCCAGCTTCAAGAGAAAGATAAGCTTTGCCACTATTGAAATCTCCGGTGATAATGTCAATTATAGTGATCTGACAATGAAAACCAGTGACAAGTTCAAGTTTATTTTCAGGGATAAAATGGGTAGAATTGTTGATTACTTCACAATTCAAAACCCTAGTAATGTAGACCGTTACTCCAAACTattatttcctttggttttcatgcTAGTAAATGTATTTTACTGGGCATATTACCTGTATTTTTAA